A genome region from Hevea brasiliensis isolate MT/VB/25A 57/8 chromosome 9, ASM3005281v1, whole genome shotgun sequence includes the following:
- the LOC110640622 gene encoding uncharacterized protein LOC110640622 — protein sequence MGSQSIKLKAVIDKEKNRVILAESEGDFIVVLLSFLTMPMGKIIRLTHNQLPSLGCMKNLRASVENLDVRRFGTQACKEMLLHPQSGAATHCKYLKLKIDNTMTEPLSFFYCGNDECVASKHKLSSHYSSSFCDCGESMKYLLYQLPNAESNNIVVSDPRDEGVFVRGLTRLIISDELQLMPPSTTASFSLCAMRGVMDANTTEERTFDIRVNEAITNVLNLLKSTLVSNTPLTDTLLKQKQVTEWKENLGGGLRSFIKQEIGEHATEGSSKICVRLMLSKSKKMIYIMVLRNFILRNTSKSNDQKETLLNPKVASGFGYKNQLLGVGVEAVNQQCYWLRNFPPSIRTHKPAGGTFTTLTMKDPKAPHYKEAISNGGFVLGPETFIVTDDLTVTLSPVSVLSILNKLKVTFSDIEERIVYAGNKEALQLLIASYISESALTDTFTPQKAKTRILKA from the exons ATGGGGAGCCAATCTATTAAGTTGAAGGCAGTAATAGACAAGGAGAAAAACAGAGTAATACTTGCTGAATCTGAAGGGGATTTTATTGTTGTTCTCCTCAGTTTTTTGACAATGCCTATGGGAAAGATCATCAGGCTCACACATAATCAACTTCCAAGCCTTGGTTGCATGAAAAACTTACGTGCAAGTGTTGAAAATCTTGATGTCAGGCGTTTCGGGACTCAAGCATGCAAGGAAATGCTTCTACATCCTCAGAGTGGGGCTGCAACTCACTGCAAGtacctgaaattgaaaattgataACACCATGACCGAGCCTCTAAGCTTCTTTTATTGCGGGAACGATGAATGTGTGGCATCTAAGCACAAGTTATCTAGTCATTACAGTAGTAGCTTTTGTGATTGTGGAGAGTCCATGAAGTATTTGTTATATCAGTTGCCTAATGCTGAGTCAAATAATATCGTTGTTTCTGATCCTCGAGATGAAGGGGTGTTTGTTAGAGGACTGACCCGACTTATAATAAGTGATGAATTACAATTGATGCCCCCATCAACTACGGCAAGCTTCTCTTTGTGTGCCATGCGTGGAGTCATGGATGCAAATACTACTGAGGAAAGGACATTTGATATTCGAGTAAATGAGGCAATTACTAAC GTTTTGAATTTGCTGAAGAGCACCTTGGTATCAAATACACCTTTGACAGATACTCTATTGAAGCAAAAACAAGTGACTGAATGGAAGGAAAATTTAGGTGGAGGCCTAAGGTCCTTCATCAAACAGGAGATAGGAGAACACGCAACTGAAGGAAGTAGTAAGATTTGTGTCAGGCTCATGCTTAGCAAATCCAAGAAGATG ATCTATATAATGGTGTTGAGGAACTTCATACTCAGAAATACTTCCAAGTCAAATGACCAAAAGGAGACTCTACTTAATCCCAAGGTGGCATCTGGTTTTGGCTACAAGAACCAGCTACTAGGTGTAGGTGTGGAGGCAGTTAATCAGCAGTGCTATTGGTTAAGAAATTTTCCTCCTTCTATTCGTACTCATAAACCAGCTGGCGGGACATTTACTACTTTAACCATGAAAGATCCTAAAGCACCACATTACAAGGAAGCTATAAGCAATGGAGGATTTGTGTTGGGACCTGAAACGTTTATAGTAACCGATGATCTGACAGTAACACTATCCCCTGTCTCAGTTTTGTCTATTCTGAACAAATTGAAGGTAACTTTCAGCGACATCGAAGAGCGCATTGTATATGCGGGCAATAAGGAG GCTTTACAACTCCTGATAGCTTCTTATATCTCCGAATCTGCTCTAACTGATACTTTTACCCCCCAAAAGGCTAAAACAAGAATATTGAAGGCTTGA
- the LOC110640626 gene encoding mitochondrial uncoupling protein 2, whose product MSDLKPKSEISFAEVFLCSAFAACFAEFCTIPLDTAKVRLQLQRKTSTGDGSIPKYRGLLGTVATIAMEEGLAALWKGITAGLHRQFIYGGLRIGLYEPVKTFMVGSDFVGDIPLYQKILAAFITGAIAIAVANPTDLVKVRLQAEGKLPNGLPGRYAGALDAYFTIIRQEGLGALWTGLGPNIARNAIINAAELASYDQVKQTILQIPGFMDNVFTHLLAGLGAGFLAVCIGSPIDVVKSRMMGDSLYKSTLECFIKTLKNEGFSAFYKGFLPNFGRLGSWNVIMFLTLEQVKRIFTREVYYD is encoded by the exons ATGTCAGATCTCAAGCCTAAATCTGAGATTTCCTTCGCTGAAGTCTTTCTCTGCAGTGCCTTCGCTGCTTGTTTTGCCGAG TTCTGTACCATTCCTTTAGACACTGCCAAAGTTAGGCTTCAGCTCCAACGGAAAACTTCTACTGGGGATGGATCAATACCTAAATACAGGGGTTTGCTGGGGACGGTAGCTACTATTGCTATGGAAGAAGGTTTAGCAGCACTTTGGAAAGGCATCACTGCAGGATTACATCGTCAGTTCATTTATGGAGGCTTAAGGATTGGATTATATGAACCT GTCAAAACATTTATGGTTGGCAGTGATTTTGTTGGAGATATTCCTTTATACCAGAAGATACTTGCAGCTTTTATAACAG GTGCTATAGCAATTGCAGTTGCTAATCCAACTGATCTTGTTAAAGTGCGGCTGCAAGCTGAAGGAAAATTGCCAAATGGTCTGCCCGGGCGATATGCTGGAGCTTTGGATGCTTATTTTACCATAATAAGACAG GAAGGACTAGGCGCCTTATGGACTGGACTTGGACCTAACATAGCACGAAATGCAATTATAAATGCTGCTGAACTAGCCAGTTATGATCAAGTGAAACAG acaattttgcaAATTCCAGGGTTCATGGACAATGTTTTTACTCATCTCCTAGCTGGTCTCGGTGCAGGGTTTTTGGCAGTATGTATTGGTTCTCCCATTGATGTG GTGAAATCTAGAATGATGGGAGACTCATTGTACAAAAGCACTCTTGAATGTTTCATAAAGACACTGAAGAATGAG GGGTTTTCTGCCTTTTATAAAGGCTTCCTCCCAAATTTTGGTCGGCTGGGATCTTGGAATGTCATTATGTTTTTGACTCTTGAGCAG GTGAAAAGAATATTCACAAGGGAAGTATATTATGACTAG
- the LOC110640652 gene encoding cytosolic enolase 3 isoform X2, which translates to MSVQEYLDKHMLSRKIEDAVNAAVRAKTSDPVLFISNHMRKAVPSVITKIKARQILDSRGIPTVEVDLHTNKGMFRASAPSGDVTGMYEAVELRDGDKGTYLGNSVTRAVKNVNEKISEALIGMDPTLQSQIDQAMIDLDKTEKKGELGANAILAVSIAACKAGAAEKEVPLYKHIADLSGKTNLTLPVPAFTLISGGKHSGSNLAIQEIMVLPVGASRFAEALQMGSETYHHLKAVITEKYGEHGCNVGEDGGFAPNISSVQEGLDLVKEAISRTGYNDRIKIAIDVAATAFCIGTKYDLDFKSPNRSGQNFKSGEDMIEMYKELCTEYPIVSIEDPFDKEDWEHIKYFSSLGLCQVVGDGLLMSNPKRIERAIHESTCNALLLKINQIGTVTEALEVVKLAKDAHWGVVVSHRSGETDDSFISDLSVGLATGQIKAGAPCRGERLAKYNQVKGLADNCGPCL; encoded by the exons ATGTCGGTGCAAGAGTATTTAGACAAGCACATGCTCTCTCGGAAAATTGAGGACGCCGTCAATGCCGCGGTCAGGGCCAAAACTTCTGATCCCGTTCTCTTTATC TCTAATCACATGAGAAAAGCGGTTCCCTCTgtgataacaaagataaaagccAGGCAGATCCTCGATAGCAGAGGGATTCCAACTGTCGAAGTTGACTTACACACTAACAAAGGGATGTTCCGTGCCTCAGCTCCTAGCGGCGATGTTACTGGCAT GTACGAAGCTGTTGAACTGCGTGATGGAGACAAAGGGACATATCTTGGGAACAGTGTGACAAGAGCGGTTAAGAATGTCAATGAGAAAATATCTGAAGCATTAATTGGGATGGATCCAACACTTCAATCTCAGATTGATCAGGCCATGATTGACTTGGATAAAACTGAAAAGAAG GGAGAACTTGGAGCAAATGCTATTTTAGCTGTATCAATTGCTGCATGCAAAGCTGGGGCTGCTGAAAAGGAG GTTCCACTGTACAAACACATTGCTGATCTTTCTGGCAAAACCAACCTGACTCTTCCTGTCCCTGCCTTCACTCTCATAAGTGGTGGTAAACATTCTGGGAGTAATCTAGCCATTCAG GAAATCATGGTTCTCCCAGTTGGTGCTAGTAGATTTGCTGAGGCATTGCAAATGGGCTCTGAGACATATCATCATTTAAAG GCTGTTATTacggaaaaatatggtgaacatggATGTAATGTTGGTGAGGACGGTGGTTTTGCTCCAAACATCTCCAG TGTTCAAGAAGGCTTGGATCTTGTTAAAGAGGCCATCAGCAGAACGGGTTATAATGATAGAATAAAAATAGCAATTGATGTTGCTGCTACTGCTTTTTGCATAG GTACCAAGTATGATTTGGACTTCAAATCTCCTAATaggtcagggcaaaatttcaagtcaggaGAGGATATGATTGAGATGTACAAAGAACTATGTACTG AGTACCCAATAGTTTCAATTGAAGATCCATTTGACAAGGAGGATTGGGAACATATCAAGTATTTTTCAAGCCTTGGACTGTGTCAG GTAGTAGGGGATGGCTTGTTGATGTCAAATCCAAAACGTATTGAGAGAGCAATCCATGAGTCTACTTGTAATGCTCTTCTTCTCAAG ATAAACCAGATTGGGACAGTAACAGAGGCCTTAGAAGTAGTGAAGCTGGCAAAGGATGCCCACTGGGGAGTGGTGGTATCACATAGAAGTGGGGAAACAGATGATTCTTTCATATCTGATTTATCTGTTGGCCTGGCCACTGGTCAGATCAAAGCAGGTGCTCCTTGCAGGGGAGAGCGACTGGCAAAATACAACCAG GTGAAGGGTTTGGCAGATAATTGTGGTCCATGTCTCTAG
- the LOC110640655 gene encoding probable sugar phosphate/phosphate translocator At3g11320 has product MGRLFTIGLITAWYSSNIGVLLLNKYLLSNYGFKYPIFLTLCHMMSCSLLSYIAISWLKVVPLQTIRSKVQFFKISSLGIIFCLSVVTGNVSLKYLPVSFNQAIGATTPFFTAVFAYLMTLKRESWVTYVTLIPVVTGVVIASGGEPSFHLFGFIVCIGATAARALKTVFQGILLSSEGEKLHSMNLLMYMAPVAVAFLIPTAIFMEGDVVGITIALARDDMKFILYLTFNSALAYFVNLANFLVTKHTSALTLQVLGNAKGAVAVVISILIFRNPVSVTGMFGYSITVIGVILYNEAKKRYK; this is encoded by the exons ATGGGTCGTCTGTTCACGATCGGGCTAATAACAGCATGGTACTCCTCAAACATTGGAGTATTATTATTAAACAAGTACTTGCTTAGCAACTACGGATTCAAGTACCCAATTTTCCTCACCTTATGTCACATGATGTCGTGTTCTTTGCTCAGTTACATTGCCATTTCATGGCTCAAGGTTGTGCCTTTGCAGACGATAAGATCAAAAGTGCAGTTTTTCAAGATATCTTCACTTGGGATCATTTTTTGCTTATCCGTTGTTACTGGCAATGTTTCGCTTAAGTATCTTCCTGTGTCGTTTAATCAGGCCATTGGGGCTACCACTCCCTTTTTCACTGCTGTTTTTGCATATTTAATGACATTGAAGAGGGAGAGTTGGGTTACTTACGTCACTCTCATTCCTGTTGTTACTGGTGTTGTCATCGCCAGTGGG GGAGAACCAAGTTTTCATCTCTTTGGTTTTATAGTGTGTATTGGTGCTACAGCAGCACGTGCACTCAAGACAGTGTTTCAAGGGATTTTGCTGTCTTCTGAAGG GGAAAAACTCCATTCAATGAACCTATTAATGTATATGGCTCCTGTAGCTGTTGCTTTCCTTATTCCTACTGCAATTTTTATGGAAGGAGATGTAGTTGGGATCACAATTGCCCTTGCCAGGGATGATATGAAATTCATACTGTATCTGACCTTCAATTCTGCACTGGCATATTTTGTGAACTTGGCCAATTTCTTGGTCACTAAACACACCAGTGCCTTGACACTCCAG GTCCTGGGAAATGCGAAAGGGGCTGTTGCAGTTGTTATTTCAATTTTGATATTCAGAAATCCTGTATCAGTGACTGGTATGTTTGGATACTCAATAACTGTAATTGGGGTCATTCTCTACAATGAAGCCAAGAAAAGGTACAAATAA
- the LOC110640652 gene encoding cytosolic enolase 3 isoform X1, whose amino-acid sequence MSVQEYLDKHMLSRKIEDAVNAAVRAKTSDPVLFISNHMRKAVPSVITKIKARQILDSRGIPTVEVDLHTNKGMFRASAPSGDVTGMYEAVELRDGDKGTYLGNSVTRAVKNVNEKISEALIGMDPTLQSQIDQAMIDLDKTEKKGELGANAILAVSIAACKAGAAEKEVPLYKHIADLSGKTNLTLPVPAFTLISGGKHSGSNLAIQEIMVLPVGASRFAEALQMGSETYHHLKAVITEKYGEHGCNVGEDGGFAPNISSVQEGLDLVKEAISRTGYNDRIKIAIDVAATAFCIGTKYDLDFKSPNRSGQNFKSGEDMIEMYKELCTEYPIVSIEDPFDKEDWEHIKYFSSLGLCQVVGDGLLMSNPKRIERAIHESTCNALLLKINQIGTVTEALEVVKLAKDAHWGVVVSHRSGETDDSFISDLSVGLATGQIKAGAPCRGERLAKYNQLLRIEEELGDQAVYAGEDWRLT is encoded by the exons ATGTCGGTGCAAGAGTATTTAGACAAGCACATGCTCTCTCGGAAAATTGAGGACGCCGTCAATGCCGCGGTCAGGGCCAAAACTTCTGATCCCGTTCTCTTTATC TCTAATCACATGAGAAAAGCGGTTCCCTCTgtgataacaaagataaaagccAGGCAGATCCTCGATAGCAGAGGGATTCCAACTGTCGAAGTTGACTTACACACTAACAAAGGGATGTTCCGTGCCTCAGCTCCTAGCGGCGATGTTACTGGCAT GTACGAAGCTGTTGAACTGCGTGATGGAGACAAAGGGACATATCTTGGGAACAGTGTGACAAGAGCGGTTAAGAATGTCAATGAGAAAATATCTGAAGCATTAATTGGGATGGATCCAACACTTCAATCTCAGATTGATCAGGCCATGATTGACTTGGATAAAACTGAAAAGAAG GGAGAACTTGGAGCAAATGCTATTTTAGCTGTATCAATTGCTGCATGCAAAGCTGGGGCTGCTGAAAAGGAG GTTCCACTGTACAAACACATTGCTGATCTTTCTGGCAAAACCAACCTGACTCTTCCTGTCCCTGCCTTCACTCTCATAAGTGGTGGTAAACATTCTGGGAGTAATCTAGCCATTCAG GAAATCATGGTTCTCCCAGTTGGTGCTAGTAGATTTGCTGAGGCATTGCAAATGGGCTCTGAGACATATCATCATTTAAAG GCTGTTATTacggaaaaatatggtgaacatggATGTAATGTTGGTGAGGACGGTGGTTTTGCTCCAAACATCTCCAG TGTTCAAGAAGGCTTGGATCTTGTTAAAGAGGCCATCAGCAGAACGGGTTATAATGATAGAATAAAAATAGCAATTGATGTTGCTGCTACTGCTTTTTGCATAG GTACCAAGTATGATTTGGACTTCAAATCTCCTAATaggtcagggcaaaatttcaagtcaggaGAGGATATGATTGAGATGTACAAAGAACTATGTACTG AGTACCCAATAGTTTCAATTGAAGATCCATTTGACAAGGAGGATTGGGAACATATCAAGTATTTTTCAAGCCTTGGACTGTGTCAG GTAGTAGGGGATGGCTTGTTGATGTCAAATCCAAAACGTATTGAGAGAGCAATCCATGAGTCTACTTGTAATGCTCTTCTTCTCAAG ATAAACCAGATTGGGACAGTAACAGAGGCCTTAGAAGTAGTGAAGCTGGCAAAGGATGCCCACTGGGGAGTGGTGGTATCACATAGAAGTGGGGAAACAGATGATTCTTTCATATCTGATTTATCTGTTGGCCTGGCCACTGGTCAGATCAAAGCAGGTGCTCCTTGCAGGGGAGAGCGACTGGCAAAATACAACCAG TTGCTTCGCATTGAGGAAGAACTTGGTGATCAAGCAGTTTATGCTGGTGAAGATTGGAGGCTGACCTGA
- the LOC110640656 gene encoding proliferating cell nuclear antigen: MLELRLVQGSLLKKVLEAIKDLVNDANFDCSSTGFSLQAMDSSHVALVALLLRSEGFEHYRCDRNISMGMNLNNMSKMLKCSGNDDIITIKADDGSDTVTFMFESPTQDKISDFEMKLMDIDSEHLGIPEAEYHAIVRMPSAEFAKICKDLASIGDTVVISVTKEGVKFSTRGDIGTANIVVRQNTTVDKPEEATIIEMNEPVSLTFALRYMNSFTKATPLSNTVTISLSSELPVVVEYKIAEMGYIRFYLAPKIEEDEDETKPQA, translated from the exons ATGTTGGAGCTTAGACTGGTTCAAGGATCccttctgaagaaagtgcttgaGGCCATCAAGGATTTGGTCAATGATGCCAACTTCGATTGCTCGTCGACGGGCTTCTCTCTCCAGGCCATGGATTCAAGCCACGTGGCCCTGGTGGCTCTCCTCCTCAGATCAGAGGGTTTTGAGCACTACCGATGTGACCGTAACATTTCCATGGGTATGAATCTCAATAACATGTCCAAGATGTTGAAGTGCTCTGGAAATGACGACATCATCACTATCAAGGCTGACGATGGCAGCGATACCGTCACTTTTATGTTTGAAAGCCCTA CTCAAGACAAAATTTCGGATTTTGAGATGAAACTGATGGACATTGATAGTGAGCACCTGGGAATTCCTGAGGCAGAATATCATGCTATTGTCAGGATGCCGTCAGCTGAGTTTGCAAAAATTTGTAAAGATCTTGCCAGCATTGGCGATACTG TTGTGATCTCTGTGACGAAGGAAGGAGTAAAGTTCTCTACAAGAGGTGATATTGGCACTGCAAATATTGTTGTCAGGCAGAATACGACAGTAGATAAG CCAGAAGAAGCAACAATCATAGAAATGAACGAGCCAGTATCATTGACATTTGCATTGAGGTACATGAACTCCTTCACCAAGGCGACCCCATTGTCAAACACGGTTACAATCAGCTTGTCTTCAGAGCTCCCCGTTGTGGTTGAGTACAAGATCGCTGAGATGGGTTATATCAGGTTCTACTTGGCTCCAAAGATAGAAGAAGATGAGGATGAGACCAAGCCCCAAGCTTAA
- the LOC110640649 gene encoding neutral ceramidase 1, with protein sequence MELYSPFGLRVCSWVSLVLLLLNSGVVFSESKYLIGLGSYDITGPAADVNMMGYANTDQIASGIHFRLRARTFIVAEPQGNRVVFVNLDACMASQLVKIKVIERLKARYGDLYTEKNVAISGIHTHAGPGGYLQYVVYIVTSLGFVRQSFDVIVDGIEKSIVKAHENLRPGSIFVNKGELLDAGVNRSPSAYLNNPAEERNKYKYDVDKEITLLKFVDDEWGPVGSFNWFATHGTSMSRTNSLISGDNKGAAARFMEDWFEKNGVGSSYSDESVVDGIPRRVPNIIPQPRSNHHELLELAASFQSSPGRTTTKILSVANRVRGALRQAEKPEFVSAFCQTNCGDVSPNVLGAFCTDTELPCDFNHSTCGGKNELCYGRGPGYPDEFESTRIIGERQFRKAVELFNKASEQVSGKVDYRHTFLDFSQLEVTLSKQGGGSEVVKTCPAAMGFAFAAGTTDGPGAFDFKQGDDKGNAFWRLVRNFLKTPNKEQVDCQHPKPILLDTGEMKQPYDWAPSILPIQILRVGQLVILSVPGEFTTMAGRRLRDAVRTVLTSGNKEFNGNVHVVIAGLTNTYSQYVTTFEEYQVQRYEGASTLFGPQTLSAYIQEFEKLASALVSGQTVEPGPQPPDLLNKQISLLTPVVMDATPPGVNFGDCSSDVPKNSTFKRGDTVTVVFWSGCPRNDLMTEGTFALVEILEGKDSWVPAYDDDDFCLRFKWSRPSKLSARSQATMEWRIPQSATPGVYRIRHFGAAKSFLGTIRHFTGSSSAFVVE encoded by the exons ATGGAGTTGTATTCGCCATTTGGTCTTCGTGTTTGTTCGTGGGTTTCTCTAGTGCTCTTGCTGCTGAATAGTGGAGTAGTATTCTCGGAATCCAAATATTTGATTGGGCTTGGGAGCTATGATATTACAGGACCTGCTGCTGATGTTAATATGATGGGTTATGCTAACACTGATCAGATTGCTTCTGGGATTCACTTTAGGTTGCGGGCTCGGACTTTTATCGTCGCGGAGCCACAGGGGAACCGGGTAGTATTCGTCAATTTGGATGCTTGTATGGCCTCACAACTTGTGAAAATTAAAGTGATTGAACGATTGAAGGCCAG GTATGGGGATCTCTACACTGAAAAGAATGTTGCTATCAGTGGTATTCACACCCATGCGGGTCCAGGGGGCTATCTCCAATACGTTGTGTATATTGTGACATCTCTTGGATTTGTGCGTCAATCATTCGATGTTATTGTAGATGGCATTGAGAAGAGCATTGTAAAAGCTCATGAAAATCTCCGCCCAGGGTCAATTTTTGTGAATAAGG GAGAGCTGTTAGATGCTGGTGTAAATCGCAGTCCTAGTGCATATCTTAATAATCCTGCAGAAGAGCGCAACAAATATAAGTATGATGTTGACAAAGAAATTACCCTTTTGAAGTTTGTTGATGATGAGTGGGGTCCAGTTGGTAGCTTCAATTGGTTTGCTACTCACGGAACTTCAATGAGCCGTACAAATTCTTTGATAAGTGGGGATAACAAGGGTGCTGCTGCACGATTTATGGAGGACTGGTTTGAAAAGAATGGTGTTGGTAGCTCATATTCTGATGAAAGTGTAGTTGATGGAATCCCTCGCAGAGTCCCAAATATAATTCCACAACCACGTAGTAATC ACCATGAGCTCCTAGAGCTTGCTGCATCCTTCCAGTCTTCTCCTGGTAGAACAACAACCAAGATTCTTAGTGTTGCAAATCGTGTCAGGGGGGCTCTTAGGCAAGCTGAGAAACCTGAATTTGTATCTGCATTTTGTCAAACCAACTGTGGGGATGTTAGCCCTAATGTGCTTGGAGCCTTCTGCACAGACACTGAGCTACCTTGTGACTTCAACCACAGTACCTGTGGTGGAAAGAATGAGCTGTGCTATGGCCGAGGACCAGG TTATCCGGATGAGTTTGAAAGTACACGTATTATTGGTGAGAGGCAATTCAGAAAAGCTGTGGAACTTTTCAATAAAGCATCTGAGCAAGTAAGTGGAAAGGTTGATTATCGTCACACTTTTCTTGACTTCTCCCAGCTTGAAGTGACACTTTCTAAACAAGGGGGAGGTTCTGAGGTAGTAAAAACTTGTCCTGCTGCAATGGGGTTCGCATTTGCTGCAGGAACAACAGATGGACCAGGAGCTTTTGATTTTAAGCAAGGAGATGACAAG GGAAATGCCTTCTGGAGGCTGGTCCGTAACTTCCTGAAAACACCAAATAAGGAACAAGTTGATTGTCAGCATCCAAAGCCCATCTTACTTGATACTGGAGAAATGAAGCAACCATATGATTGGGCA CCTTCAATACTTCCAATTCAGATCCTCAGAGTGGGGCAACTAGTCATTCTCAGTGTACCAGGAG AATTCACAACAATGGCTGGGAGGCGACTTCGTGATGCTGTGAGAACAGTGCTTACAAGTGGAAATAAAGAATTCAATGGCAATGTTCATGTTGTTATAGCTGGGTTGACTAATACTTATTCACAGTATGTGACTACCTTTGAAGAGTACCAAGTGCAGAGATATGAA GGCGCCTCCACTTTATTTGGTCCACAAACGCTCAGCGCATACATTCAGGAGTTCGAGAAGCTCGCAAGCGCCCTTGTCAGTGGACAGACTGTGGAGCCTGGTCCGCAACCACCTGATCTCCTGAATAAGCAAATAAGCTTGCTTACACCAGTTGTAATGGATGCAACCCCTCCTGGTGTAAATTTTGGTGATTGCAGCTCTGATGTTCCCAAGAATTCTACATTCAAGAGAGGTGACACGGTAACAGTTGTCTTCTGGTCAGGATGCCCCAGAAATGACCTCATGACTGAAGGTACATTTGCCCTTGTGGAGATCCTTGAAGGAAAAGATAGTTGGGTTCCAGCTTATGATGATGACGATTTCTGTCTTCGCTTTAAGTGGTCAAGACCTTCAAAACTAAGTGCACGTAGTCAGGCAACCATGGAATGGAGGATCCCCCAGTCTGCCACACCTGGTGTCTATAGAATAAGACATTTTGGTGCTGCAAAGAGCTTCCTGGGTACCATTCGCCATTTCACTGGCTCATCTAGTGCCTTTGTTGTAGAATGA
- the LOC110640650 gene encoding uncharacterized protein LOC110640650, with amino-acid sequence MGSQSIKLKAVIDKEKNRVILAESEGDFIDVLLSFLTMPMGTIIRLTRTQLPSIGCMNNLYASVENLDVRRFRTQACKEMLLHPLNGAATHCNYLKLKIDYTTENLQYLYCGDSECLASKHKLFTHYGGSFCGCGKPMAYSLNQLYNAESNNIVVSDPRDEGVFVRGLTRLIISDELHLMPPSDTASFSLLAKHGVMDANTMEERTFDVHVNEVFNLLKSTLVSKTPLTETLLKQQRMPEPRKEDLGVGWFIKQKIGEHATEGDRKICVRLVLSKSKKMVCYAEAAEDFVDLLFSFLTIPLGFIVKEMRGYPSKGCITHLYDSVEELDTEKYFKSNDHKETLLSPKMASRFGYKNQLIGVEEVNQQYYLSGDYPRIFTHKPTNRKFSTLTMNDPKAPLYKEQAISNGGFVLGPETFTVTDDLGVTPISPVLRLSVLSKLKVPFSDIEERIVHVGNEEALRLLVASFISESALTDTFTPKGLEQEY; translated from the exons ATGGGGAGCCAATCTATTAAGTTGAAGGCAGTAATAGACAAGGAGAAAAACAGAGTAATACTTGCTGAATCTGAAGGGGATTTTATTGATGTTCTCCTCAGTTTTTTAACAATGCCTATGGGAACGATCATCAGGCTCACCCGTACTCAACTTCCAAGCATTGGTTGCATGAACAACTTGTATGCAAGTGTTGAAAATCTTGATGTCAGGCGTTTCAGGACTCAAGCATGCAAGGAAATGCTTCTACATCCTCTGAATGGGGCTGCAACTCACTGCAATtacctgaaattgaaaattgaCTACACGACCGAGAATCTACAATACCTTTATTGTGGGGACTCGGAGTGCTTGGCATCTAAGCACAAATTATTTACTCATTACGGTGGTAGCTTTTGTGGTTGTGGAAAGCCCATGGCGTATTCGTTGAATCAGTTGTATAATGCTGAGTCAAATAATATTGTTGTTTCTGATCCTCGAGATGAAGGGGTGTTTGTTAGAGGACTGACCCGACTTATAATAAGTGACGAATTACATTTGATGCCCCCATCAGACACAGCAAGCTTCTCTTTGCTTGCCAAGCATGGAGTCATGGATGCAAATACCATGGAGGAAAGGAcgtttgatgttcatgtaaatgag GTTTTCAATTTGCTGAAGAGCACCTTGGTATCAAAGACACCTTTGACAGAAACTCTATTAAAGCAACAACGAATGCCTGAACCAAGGAAGGAAGATTTAGGTGTAGGGTGGTTCATTAAACAGAAGATAGGAGAACATGCAACTGAAGGAGATAGGAAGATTTGTGTCAGGCTCGTGCTGAGTAAATCCAAGAAGATGGTATGTTATGCAGAAGCCGCGGAGGATTTTGTTGATTTACTATTCAGCTTCCTTACCATTCCTCTTGGGTTTATAGTCAAAGAAATGCGTGGTTATCCTTCCAAAGGATGCATAACTCATTTATATGATAGTGTTGAGGAACTGGATACTGAGAAATACTTCAAGTCAAATGACCACAAAGAGACTCTACTTAGTCCCAAGATGGCATCTCGTTTTGGCTACAAGAACCAGCTAATAGGGGTGGAAGAAGTTAATCAGCAGTACTATTTGTCGGGAGATTATCCTCGTATTTTTACTCATAAACCAACTAACAGGAAATTTTCTACTTTAACCATGAATGATCCTAAAGCACCACTTTATAAGGAACAAGCTATAAGCAATGGAGGATTTGTGTTGGGACCTGAAACGTTTACAGTAACCGATGATCTGGGAGTAACACCAATATCCCCTGTCTTACGTTTGTCTGTTCTGAGCAAATTGAAAGTACCTTTCAGTGACATTGAAGAGCGCATTGTGCATGTGGGCAATGAGGAG GCTTTGCGTCTCCTGGTAGCTTCATTTATCTCTGAATCTGCTCTAACTGATACTTTTACCCCCAAAGGGCTAGAACAAGAATACTGA